Part of the bacterium genome is shown below.
ACGCGTCCCGTGCGTCAGGCAGGAGAACTCTTCCTCGCTGGGCAGTTCCCGGCTCGGGAAGCAAACGGGCGTGTGTGATGGTTTGGCTGACCAGCGCATGAAGTTCCAGCCTGGCAGCCGCAGGGAATCTTTCTGCGGCTTCTTCAGACCGGCTGCCATGACGGTATTAGGGTAAATCACATCCAACATCGAGGCTGTGCATCCTGTTTCAATGAATGATTGAGTTGTGGAGACCGAAATTATGCCGAGAACACTTGTCACAGGCGGGGCGGGCTTTTTGGGATCGCACTTGTGCGAATACCTCCTGAACGCGGGGCATGAAGTCATCGCGATGGACAATCTCCTCACCGGCACGACCGAGAACATCGAACATTTGCGCGGCGAGCGATTCAAATTCATCAAGCATGACGTCACCGAGTACATTTACCTCGCTGGTGGTTTGGACTATATCCTCCATTTTGCTTCACCTGCCAGTCCGATGGACTATCTGCAGTTGCCGATTCAAACCATGAAGGTCGGCGCGCTGGGCACGCACAAGGCCCTGGGCCTGGCCAAAGACACGGGCGCCACCTTCCTGCTCGCCTCCACTTCGGAGGTGTATGGCGACCCGCTGGTGCATCCGCAAAAAGAAGACTACTGGGGCCACGTCAATCCCGTCGGGCCGCGCGGCGTCTACGATGAAGCCAAACGCTTTGCCGAAGCCCTGACCATGGCCTACCATCGCACGCACGGCGTGGACACCAAGATCGTGCGCATCTTCAACACCTACGGCCCGCGCATGCGCCCCAACGACGGCCGCGCCATTCCCGCCTTCATTCCGCAAGCGCTGCGCAACGAGCCGTTGACGGTGTTCGGCGACGGCTCGCAAACCCGCAGCTTCTGCTATGTCGATGATCTCATCGAGGGCATCTATCGCTTGTTGATCTCGGATTATCATGAGCCGGTGAATATCGGCAATCCCCATGAGATGACGATTCGGGAGCTGGCCGAGACGATCGTGCGGGTGACCGGCAGTGCCAGCACCATTGTGGAGCGGCCGCTGCCGGTGGATGACCCCAAAGTGCGGCAGCCTGACATTTCTCTTGCCCGCCGTATCTTGGGCTGGGAACCCAAGGCCAGTCTGGCGGACGGCCTGGAAAAGACCGTGGCCTGGTTCAAGCAGCAACCCGGAA
Proteins encoded:
- a CDS encoding SDR family oxidoreductase; translation: MPRTLVTGGAGFLGSHLCEYLLNAGHEVIAMDNLLTGTTENIEHLRGERFKFIKHDVTEYIYLAGGLDYILHFASPASPMDYLQLPIQTMKVGALGTHKALGLAKDTGATFLLASTSEVYGDPLVHPQKEDYWGHVNPVGPRGVYDEAKRFAEALTMAYHRTHGVDTKIVRIFNTYGPRMRPNDGRAIPAFIPQALRNEPLTVFGDGSQTRSFCYVDDLIEGIYRLLISDYHEPVNIGNPHEMTIRELAETIVRVTGSASTIVERPLPVDDPKVRQPDISLARRILGWEPKASLADGLEKTVAWFKQQPGMKREHAGKNGRSEHHEAVRRAERTPLVLETET